CGCGCGGTTACTTCAAGCCAGCCTACGCCCTGATGCAGAAGGTCTGCGAGGAGCGCTTCGAACAGTTCGGCACGGCGGGCAATGCCCCCAAGATCAAGCCGGTCGGTCTCAGCGCCATGGCGCAGTTCTACCTGTAAGGATCGCTTGTTTTGAGCGCGGTAAAGGCCACCCGATCGCGGTGGCCTTTTTGCTGGGGTCAGGGAAAGGCGCGATGCCCGCAGCGAAGTAGGCGATGGGTAGTTTTGCGCCCAAGGCGGAACTCGTTTACACCTACTTTACGACACGCACTGCCCAAGCGTGCCGTTTCGCAACTTAGGCGGCAGTAGGCCAACCACGAGGGCAAAAAGGAATTGGAGCGGCCCGGGAACCCCAGAGACCAGACATGCTTCGAAGAGTAGATCGCCCATTTCTTGGATGCTTTTCTGGTCGTCGGCTGTGTAATCACCGGCATTGGCCCTTTGTTCCAGCAGATCCATTTCCTTGCCCATTTCCGTTACGGCCCATATCCCTAGTGCCTGCGGAAGTAAAAGGAATAGAGCAGTCCACCCCGACCATCCGGCGTCGTGCAGGCGCCGCACGTTGAGCGACAGGTTGGGAACAAGTATTGCAGCTCGCAAGGGCACCAATATCAGACTAGCGCCGGACGCGCCGTGACGCGACTCGAGCCAAAACCAAGCAGTGCACAAGCATATCGAAACCGAAAACCAAACCATGCAGCCCATCCAGAAGTCTCGGCGCTGCAGTGTTCCGGCAAAGTCAAACAGCTTATTCATGCGTTTCCCTCTAGTAGCTTCATTTCATATGACGGCTCTGCTCGTCTGTCTACGGAATCTGCGCCAATCGCGGGGATTGACTCGCATGGGCGCCAGCAGCAAATATGTTGACCAATAGCAGACGTCCGTTTGCTTGAGTTCGCGAAAGTAACTACTTCCGCAAAGGGCAAAGATATGCCTTCTCCTGGATGTCCCAGCGGGCAATGGCAGCACTTCATTCCAAAGATCATTTTCACCCCTCGCCCGGCTATTAGGCACCGCTTCATCCCCGCACAACGCTCTTGCATGTTCTGAACAAGCGGGCTATATACTGAACCAAATGGTTCAGTATATAGCCCGCCTCGATACGGCGTTCGCCGCGCTCTCAGACCCCACCCGCCGCGGCGTTCTGGAGCAGCTCGGACACGCCGATGCGTCGATCACCGACCTGGCCGACCGGTTCCACATGACCCTTACCGGCATGAAGAAGCACGTCGGCCTTCTGGAGCAGGCGGGTCTGGTCACCACCGAAAAGGTCGGGCGCGTGCGCACCTGCAGGCTCGGCCGGCGCAGGCTGGAAGAAGAGGCGGCATGGATCGAGCGGCATCGTCAGCTATGGGCCGCGCGCTTTGATGCCCTGGATACACTTGTCGATGAATTAAAACAGAAGGAGGCAGCCGATGGGCCAAGGTCAGGATAACCGCACGACGGCAGAGCGCACATCCGAGCGCGAATTCGTTGTGACGCGGACGGTCAACGGGCCGGCGCGCATTGTGTTCGAGGCCTGGAGTCAGCCGGAACTGTTCAGGCGTTGGTGGACGCCAAAGTCGTTCGGCATGACCATCGTGTCATGCGAAATGGACGTCCGCACCGGCGGCACTTACCGCCTGATGATAAGCCACCCGTCGGTCGAACAGCCGATGGCGTTCTTCGGCCGTTACCTCGACGTCGTACCAAACGCCCGCATCGTCTGGACCAATGAGGAAGGTGACGATGCGGGTGCCATCACCACGGTGACCTTCGAAGAGCGCGGCGGCACGACCCTGGTCACGTGGCACGACCTCTATCCGTCAAAGGCAGCGCTCGATGAGGCCATGGAGACGGGGGCAACCAGCGGGTTCGACGAGCAATTCGACCAGTTGGAGAACATCCTCAGCGAGCCGGGTACAGGCCCCGCGTGACAGTGTTGCCGGATAAACAGCGCTGCACCCGCAACCCGCTCAATCTTAAGCTTTTCTTAACCAAAAATCACCTGACGGGTGATTCGGAATGTGCTATGTCCTGAGCGCGCGTTTTCATTAGGGGCAACGCGCTTCCCGGATCTCATCATGAAACGCTCGCTCATTCTGCTGAGCCTGAACCTGTGCGCGGGTATGCCCGCTCTTGCGCAGGAAACGGCTAAACCTGCCGACAAAAAAGACGACACCACGGTGGTCACCGTCACGGCCAAAAAGCCGGACGTGGTGCGCAAGATCGACAGCACCATCTATAATCAGGGCGACAGCGCCGCCACCCAGAGCGGCACCGCGGCCGATGTGCTCAATACCGTGCCCTCGGTCAATGTCAGCCCCGATGGCGACGTATCCTTGCGCGGCAATGGCAATGTCCAGATCTATATCAACGGCAAGCCCTCGGCCATGATGAAGGGCGAGAACCGCGCCGCCACCCTGCAATCCATGTCCGGCGGCGATATCGCCAGCGTCGAGGTTATCACCAACCCCTCGGCCAAATATGACACCAATGGCGGCGCCATCGTCAATCTGGTGCTGAAATCGGACCGCAAGCCCGGCGCCAACGGCATGCTTATCGCCAATATCGGCAATGACGATCGCCGCAACGCCACGCTTTCGGGCAACTATAATAACGGCAAGCTCAATCTCAGCGGCCGCATCGGCATGCGCGACGATGTGCGCCAGACGATCAACCGCGACGACCGCACCTGGCGCAATCTGGCCGACGGCACCTCCGGCCGCAACACCGTCTCTTCCGCGTTTTTCGGCCGCCGCCAGTCCACCCGCGTGCAGGGCGAGATCGAATATACGCTGAACGACACCGACACGCTGAACTTCCAGACCTCGGCCAGCCACCGCTATTCCAACAACCACACGCAGGAATTCCGTCAGGATTTCGACAGCGCCGGCAAGCTGATCCGCGACTATGTCCGCCCCAAGACGGGCCCCAACCAGCAGGACGATATCGAGGCCGAGGCGTCCTTCACGCGCAACGCGGCCAATGGTGACAAGCTCACCCTCAGCGCCAACCATTCGCTGACCAGCAACCGCAACGACCGCACCATCCGCAATATCTACAGCCTGCCCGTCCAGCCCGACCGGATCGAGCATTTCTTCGGCAAAACGGTTACCGCCAGCGACGACCTGAAGGGCGATTACAACCATCCTTTCGGTGCGACGCAGGAGATCGCCACTGGCTTCGATATCCAGCGCGAAAACAACCGCTTCGACACCCTGAAAGGCGATATCGACCCCACCACCGGCGCCGAGACGATCGAAACCGGCCTGACCAATCGCTTTGTCGTCACTGAACGCCTCTATGCCGGTTACGTGACGTGGCAGGGGCGCTTCGGCAAGTGGCAGTTCCAGCCCGGCGCGCGCGTAGAAGGCGTGGTGACGCGCGGCAACCAGATCACCAGCGTCATGCAAACCCGCTCCGAATTCGGTAACCTGTCGCCCACCCTGCATGCCGCCTATATCCTCAGCGACGAAAACCGCTGGAAACTGAGCTATACCCGCAGCCTCCAGCGCCCCGATGCCCGCGACCGCAACCCCTTCCTCGCCTACACCGATCCGCAGAACCTGCGCTCCGGCAACCCTTACCTGAAGCCGCAAACGGTCAGCGCGCTGGAGGGCGGTTACGAGCACAGCCGCGGTGATAATAGCTGGTCGGCCACCGCCTATTACCGCGAGAGCGAGCGCACCATCACCGACTACAGTTATTTTCTGTCGGCCGATGTGCTCCTGACCACCAAGCGCAACGCCGGCAATGGCCGCTCGGGCGGGGTGTCGGCTAAATCCTCCGGCAAGTGGGGCGAAAAGTGGAAATACAGCCTGTCAGGCAATGTGTTTTGCGCCGAACTCCAGGCCGACGATATGTCCGGCACCCTGCGCCATTCGGCAGTGTCCGGCACGGCGCAGGTCTCGCTCGATTACAAGCCGACCACGACCGACAGCCTGCATCTGGACGGCAATCTGTCCGGCGACACCATCACCGCGCAGGGCACGCGCTCCGGCATCAGCGCCGTCAACCTGTCGTGGAAGCGCAAGCTGAAACCGCGCCTCAGCCTGACAGTGAGCGCCAGCGATATCTATAATGGCGGACTGGTGCGCACCACGATGCAGACGGCGTCGGTGTCGTCGGTCGGCGCCAATCTGAGCGGCGGGCGGGTGTTTTTCGTCGGGCTGAGCTACTGGATGGGCGGGGCGAAGTAACGGCCACCCCGCCGCATCACACCGAATGAAATTCAGTATTAATTAGACTATATTTCAATATTTACTTTAAATACTTAAATATCATATTATTTATTTCAAAATAAACAACATTATTTCAGTTGTGACACAACATTTATAAGTCATATACTGCAAAATTAACCATTAATTTGCATTTATTTATAATGGTGAATTTTACACTGCACATTATACACACATTTTAGGCCGATCCGTAGTCATGAGTATTAACAGCGCCATGCAATCGGGCGTTACAGCCCTGGCGGCAAATGCGACGGCCCTGGCCAGCATTTCCAGCAATATCGCCAACGCCAACACCACGGGCTACAAGGAAATGACGACCAGCTTCACTGATCTGGTCAGCGGTTCTGCCAGCTCAAACAGCTACAGTTCGGGCGGCGTCGTGGCGGTCAACCGCCAGAGCGTGACGACACAGGGCGACCTGAACAGCGACACCTCAGGCTACAGCCTTGGCATCGACGGGCAGGGCTTTTTCGTCGTCTCGGACTCGTCGTCGGATGTCACCAGCGGCAGTTCGCTGCTGTTTACGCGTGACGGCTCCTTCTCTACCGATACCGACGGCAATCTGGTCAATTCGGGCGGCTATTACCTGCTCGGCTGGGCTGCGGACGCCAATGGCGACATCACCAGTTCCGCCACCGACGCCAACCTGCTGGTGCCGATCAATGTCAGCGACCTCGCCAACACGCCCTCGGCGACGACCGCCGTCAGCTTCTCGGCCAATCTGAACTCGACCACCACGACCTCCGAGGCCGTGACGTCGAACACCTACGATCCGACCTCCGCCGCCTTATCGGTTTATGATTTCAACGACCGGCGAAGGCACCAAGCCCGACGCCACCATCTCGACCAGCGTGTCGGATTCTCTGGGCCAGGAGCACACCCTCACCATCTCCCTGCTGAAGGGCAGCATCGATACCAATTCCTCAAGCACCACCTATGGCGAAACGCAATGGTACTACGAGGTATCATCGGACGACGTCACCTCCGACAATGGCCTAAACCAGATCACCACGGGGTCCATCTGGTTCGATTCCAGCGGCAATCTCGACAGCGAAAATTCGACCGGCGACCTGTTCTCGGCAACCGGCCTGACCATCGGCGCTTCGTCGGAGACTTCCGGCGTGCGCTGGGACGAGTTCGGTCGGGGCCACCGCGCAAAGCATCACCATGGGTTTCGGCACGGACGGCACAAGCAGCCTGACGCAGCAGGCGACCGACACCACCACCTCAACGATTACGGCCAACGGCACCGAGTTCGGCACCCTGGCCAGCATCGATATCGACACCGATGGCATGGTCACCGCCACTTACAACAACGGCCATACCCGCACCCTGGCTCAGGTCGCCGTAGCCACCTTCCTGAATTCCAACGGCCTGACGGCGGTCAGCGGCAATGCCTACGCGGTTTCGACCGAGTTCGGGCACCTATTCGCTGAAAGCACCGGGGCAAGGCGGCGCCGGCACGATCGAGGCCGATACGCTGGAGGCATCCACGGTCGATCTGTCGCAGGAGTTCACCAGCCTGATCACCGTGCAGCGCGCCTATTCGGCGGCCTCGAAGGTGGTGACCACGGCCGACGAGATGCTCCAGGAATTGCTCAGCATCAAGCGCTAGGTTTGCCGCGGAGGGATAGGCGGGGCGAAGTAAGCCTAATTCGGCGCCCGCAAGGAATAGCTGGTACTACGTCCGCCGCTGGCATCGCGGACCAGCAGTCCGCGCTGTACGAGATCGGTCATATCACGCAACGCCGTGTCCTGTGACGATTTGGTGAGGAGGGCCCATTTTGACGAGGTAAGTTTGCCCTCAAACCCATCAAGCAGCCGGTTGATCATGGCGCTCTGCCGTTCATTAAGGGTCTGCGACTTGGCGGCCTCCCAGAAGCGCGCCTTGATAAGCACCTTTCCAAGGGTCACGTCCGCGCTGTCTATGGCGCGTCCCAAACAGGCCAGAAACCATTCAAGCCAGCGGGTGATATCGAGATCGCCCTTCTGCGTGGCTTCCAGAATA
The window above is part of the Asticcacaulis sp. MM231 genome. Proteins encoded here:
- a CDS encoding DUF805 domain-containing protein, whose protein sequence is MNKLFDFAGTLQRRDFWMGCMVWFSVSICLCTAWFWLESRHGASGASLILVPLRAAILVPNLSLNVRRLHDAGWSGWTALFLLLPQALGIWAVTEMGKEMDLLEQRANAGDYTADDQKSIQEMGDLLFEACLVSGVPGPLQFLFALVVGLLPPKLRNGTLGQCVS
- a CDS encoding metalloregulator ArsR/SmtB family transcription factor, which translates into the protein MVQYIARLDTAFAALSDPTRRGVLEQLGHADASITDLADRFHMTLTGMKKHVGLLEQAGLVTTEKVGRVRTCRLGRRRLEEEAAWIERHRQLWAARFDALDTLVDELKQKEAADGPRSG
- a CDS encoding SRPBCC domain-containing protein is translated as MGQGQDNRTTAERTSEREFVVTRTVNGPARIVFEAWSQPELFRRWWTPKSFGMTIVSCEMDVRTGGTYRLMISHPSVEQPMAFFGRYLDVVPNARIVWTNEEGDDAGAITTVTFEERGGTTLVTWHDLYPSKAALDEAMETGATSGFDEQFDQLENILSEPGTGPA
- a CDS encoding TonB-dependent receptor domain-containing protein; its protein translation is MKRSLILLSLNLCAGMPALAQETAKPADKKDDTTVVTVTAKKPDVVRKIDSTIYNQGDSAATQSGTAADVLNTVPSVNVSPDGDVSLRGNGNVQIYINGKPSAMMKGENRAATLQSMSGGDIASVEVITNPSAKYDTNGGAIVNLVLKSDRKPGANGMLIANIGNDDRRNATLSGNYNNGKLNLSGRIGMRDDVRQTINRDDRTWRNLADGTSGRNTVSSAFFGRRQSTRVQGEIEYTLNDTDTLNFQTSASHRYSNNHTQEFRQDFDSAGKLIRDYVRPKTGPNQQDDIEAEASFTRNAANGDKLTLSANHSLTSNRNDRTIRNIYSLPVQPDRIEHFFGKTVTASDDLKGDYNHPFGATQEIATGFDIQRENNRFDTLKGDIDPTTGAETIETGLTNRFVVTERLYAGYVTWQGRFGKWQFQPGARVEGVVTRGNQITSVMQTRSEFGNLSPTLHAAYILSDENRWKLSYTRSLQRPDARDRNPFLAYTDPQNLRSGNPYLKPQTVSALEGGYEHSRGDNSWSATAYYRESERTITDYSYFLSADVLLTTKRNAGNGRSGGVSAKSSGKWGEKWKYSLSGNVFCAELQADDMSGTLRHSAVSGTAQVSLDYKPTTTDSLHLDGNLSGDTITAQGTRSGISAVNLSWKRKLKPRLSLTVSASDIYNGGLVRTTMQTASVSSVGANLSGGRVFFVGLSYWMGGAK
- a CDS encoding flagellar basal body rod C-terminal domain-containing protein yields the protein MPTRFRPSSGTYSLKAPGQGGAGTIEADTLEASTVDLSQEFTSLITVQRAYSAASKVVTTADEMLQELLSIKR